One segment of Cherax quadricarinatus isolate ZL_2023a chromosome 60, ASM3850222v1, whole genome shotgun sequence DNA contains the following:
- the LOC128694436 gene encoding inositol 2-dehydrogenase isoform X3, which produces MKSSRICLKYLVESDTDKLLRAKAEWRLPESVLLFPDEADRVFQDPSVHGVIIATPTFMHKDLIIRGLSAGKAVFCEKPIAEDIKGTRQCYEVAEKVGKPLMCGFNRRFDPSFSHLRDQVLLGVVGQVQLVKTVARDSPLPSIEYLKISGGIFHDCAVHDVDLICWVTGEYPTHVFASATAFIPEVAAINDHDTVAFTMKFPSGTISMTDLSRYAAYGYDQRLEVFGPKGMVASGNERPYQMTTSTVQGESQPPILHSFPSRYYDGYINELNHFCDVIQGLVDLQLSGENTLKVSTIATALEESAATGQMIEIKY; this is translated from the exons ATGAAGAGTTCTCGTATTTGTCTCAAGTACCTGGTGGAATCGGACACTGACAAGTTATTACGTGCGAAGGCTGAGTGGCGACTCCCTGAGAGTGTTTTGCTCTTTCCTGATGAGGCGGACAGAGTCTTCCAAGATCCAAG TGTGCATGGCGTCATTATCGCCACGCCAACCTTCATGCACAAGGATCTGATCATTCGAGGTCTGAGCGCGGGTAAAGCTGTCTTCTGTGAGAAGCCCATCGCTGAGGACATTAAAGGCACAAGACAGTGTTACGAGGTAGCAGAGAAA GTAGGGAAGCCTCTCATGTGTGGCTTTAATCGTCGATTTGATCCCAGCTTCAGCCACTTGCGGGATCAAGTGCTCCTGGGCGTGGTGGGACAGGTGCAATTGGTCAAAACTGTCGCCAGAGACTCGCCTCTTCCCTCTATAGAATATCTTAAAATATCAG GTGGAATCTTTCATGACTGTGCTGTCCACGATGTAGATTTAATTTGCTGGGTAACTGGAGAGTATCCAACACATGTGTTCGCCTCAGCTACTGCTTTCATCCCAGAGGTCGCTGCGATAAATGATCacgacactgtagccttcaccatgaAGTTTCCCTCAGGAACTATATCAATGACGGATCTGAGCCGCTACGCTGCTTACGGATATGATCAACGTTTGGAG GTGTTTGGGCCAAAGGGCATGGTAGCCTCAGGTAATGAACGACCATATCAGATGACTACCTCCACTGTACAAGGAGAGAGCCAGCCACCCATCCTCCACTCCTTCCCGTCTCGCTATTATGATGGTTATATTAATGAGCTAAACCACTTTTGTGATGTCATCCAAG GACTGGTTGATCTGCAGCTGTCTGGAGAGAACACACTTAAAGTGTCCACCATTGCTACTGCCCTCGAGGAATCTGCTGCCACTGGACAGATGATTGAAATAAAGTATTGA